The following are encoded in a window of Terriglobia bacterium genomic DNA:
- a CDS encoding sigma-70 family RNA polymerase sigma factor has product MAGATTLGNFAGALGVPAEEATIVAELKAGSEEAYAWLIAQFQQPVYSLVYRIISDPADAADTTQEVFLKVFRGMKRFNGGSSLKTWVYRIAVHEASNRKRWWFRHKAREVSIEPEQSAEGGSGLALANRLVDRGESPLENIAQQQLKARVESELRQLDEPFRTAIILREIEELSYEEIAEVMQTSLGTVKSRITRGREALKKRLFPYLRELGPEMARSDFRPQAGQKVEVTS; this is encoded by the coding sequence ATGGCGGGAGCTACCACTTTGGGCAACTTTGCAGGCGCGCTCGGCGTTCCGGCAGAAGAAGCGACCATTGTCGCTGAACTGAAAGCCGGCTCGGAAGAGGCCTATGCCTGGCTGATCGCGCAATTTCAACAACCCGTCTACAGCCTGGTTTATCGGATTATTTCCGATCCTGCCGATGCCGCCGACACCACCCAGGAAGTATTTCTGAAAGTGTTCCGCGGCATGAAGCGCTTCAACGGCGGGTCCAGCCTGAAAACCTGGGTGTACCGCATTGCGGTGCACGAGGCGTCGAACCGGAAGCGCTGGTGGTTCCGCCATAAGGCGCGCGAGGTGTCGATCGAGCCGGAACAGAGCGCGGAAGGCGGCAGTGGATTGGCGCTGGCGAACAGGCTGGTGGACCGCGGCGAGTCGCCGCTGGAGAACATTGCCCAGCAGCAGCTCAAAGCGCGGGTGGAAAGCGAGTTGCGGCAGCTCGATGAGCCCTTCCGCACCGCCATCATCCTGCGCGAGATTGAAGAGCTTTCGTACGAGGAGATTGCGGAAGTCATGCAGACGTCCCTGGGCACGGTGAAGTCGCGAATCACGCGCGGGCGCGAAGCGCTCAAGAAACGCCTGTTCCCGTACCTCCGCGAACTGGGCCCGGAAATGGCACGGTCGGATTTCAGGCCGCAGGCCGGTCAGAAGGTTGAGGTTACGTCATGA
- a CDS encoding lytic transglycosylase domain-containing protein, with the protein MWAARNAAAEVRGYVAAQPRTSAASPGVADPNYATLARGYRVSAAEIDSAIEQAATKQGVDANLVRALVKVESNFNPNAVSDKGAMGLMQLMPRTASGLSVSNPFDPQQNVDAGVRHLKQLLNNFGGDVPLSLAAYNAGEGAVKRNGGVPHFAETQNYVKRITDLYWNKNGNVFRPGSAPVHIYRGEDGVLRMTNTE; encoded by the coding sequence ATGTGGGCAGCGCGCAACGCCGCTGCCGAAGTGCGGGGCTACGTCGCCGCACAGCCGCGGACTTCCGCTGCTTCCCCCGGCGTTGCGGACCCCAATTACGCGACGTTGGCACGCGGTTACCGGGTCAGCGCCGCCGAGATTGATTCCGCCATTGAGCAGGCGGCGACCAAGCAGGGTGTCGACGCCAACCTGGTGCGCGCTCTCGTCAAGGTGGAATCGAATTTCAATCCCAACGCTGTTTCCGACAAGGGTGCGATGGGCCTGATGCAACTGATGCCGCGCACCGCCAGCGGCCTGAGCGTGAGTAATCCGTTCGACCCGCAGCAGAACGTGGACGCCGGGGTTCGGCACCTGAAGCAACTGCTCAACAATTTCGGGGGCGACGTGCCGCTGTCGCTGGCGGCGTACAACGCCGGTGAAGGTGCGGTGAAGCGCAACGGCGGCGTGCCGCACTTTGCCGAAACGCAGAATTACGTCAAGCGCATCACCGATCTGTACTGGAACAAGAATGGAAACGTGTTCCGTCCGGGCAGCGCGCCGGTGCATATTTACCGTGGGGAAGACGGCGTGCTGCGCATGACGAACACGGAGTAG
- the tadA gene encoding Flp pilus assembly complex ATPase component TadA gives MSGHRKKRLGEVLRERKRVKVEELEKALLEQQEGGSALLGELLLQRGYVGKEDLVSALEEVTKIQYVDARFATVEKAVLKLVPQPAAERYLVLPLVREGRRIVAVMAEPQNLKFLDELRFITGMEVIPRLGFRLEIEEAIKKCYAELEPAAESAVPSIPIPFIDQVDVSDMQFFTASSSERAKAAMEEFEAELRNEKTPAVRLVSAILSAAATKKASDIHIEPQPLGTVVRIRVDGVLRELTHIPAELTSFLVSRIKILSDMDISERRVPQDGRFLVQIGDSHLDLRVSTLPTHSGEKVVMRLLDPTSSRVGFEKLGIDSDNSAAIGQMLAAPQGMLLVTGPTGSGKSTTLYACLNVLRSPSINIITVEDPIEYRVEDINQVQVNPKAGLTFAGCLRSMLRQDPNVIMVGEIRDQETAEIALQAAQTGHLVLSTLHTNDSIAAITRLLDLNVPSFLISASVTGVIAQRLVRKLCVCRDMAPMSEDHAARLLAAGIVDFDSNAYIAVGCSECDNSGYKGRVGIYELLILDEQIRSAIRSGARDEEIRNLARSGGMRLMQEDALGKVQQGITTMEEVLRVVPFDNAVSLRCRNCGRALAPAFLFCPYCGAGTRQVAAPIARKRAEGAPA, from the coding sequence ATGTCGGGACACCGGAAAAAACGACTGGGCGAGGTTCTTCGCGAGCGCAAGCGCGTGAAGGTGGAGGAGTTGGAAAAGGCGCTGCTCGAACAGCAGGAGGGCGGTTCTGCGCTGTTGGGCGAACTGCTGCTGCAGCGCGGCTACGTCGGCAAAGAGGACCTTGTCTCCGCGCTGGAAGAGGTGACGAAGATCCAGTACGTGGACGCGCGCTTCGCCACGGTCGAGAAAGCCGTCCTCAAACTCGTGCCGCAGCCGGCGGCGGAACGATACCTGGTGCTTCCGCTGGTGCGCGAAGGCCGGCGCATCGTGGCGGTCATGGCGGAACCGCAAAACCTGAAGTTTCTTGACGAACTGCGGTTCATCACCGGCATGGAGGTGATCCCGCGGCTCGGCTTCCGCTTGGAGATCGAAGAGGCCATCAAGAAATGCTACGCCGAACTGGAACCCGCCGCCGAATCCGCCGTGCCCAGCATCCCCATCCCGTTCATTGATCAGGTGGACGTATCCGACATGCAGTTCTTCACCGCCAGTTCCAGTGAACGGGCTAAGGCGGCGATGGAGGAATTCGAGGCCGAGCTGCGCAATGAGAAAACACCGGCGGTGCGCCTGGTCTCAGCCATCCTGTCGGCGGCAGCCACCAAGAAGGCCAGCGACATCCATATCGAGCCGCAACCGCTGGGCACGGTGGTGCGCATCCGCGTGGACGGCGTGCTGCGCGAACTGACCCACATCCCGGCGGAGTTGACCTCGTTCCTGGTTTCGCGCATTAAGATCCTCTCCGACATGGATATTTCCGAGCGCCGGGTGCCGCAGGACGGGCGCTTCCTGGTGCAGATCGGCGACAGCCATCTCGACCTGCGCGTCTCCACGCTGCCCACCCACTCGGGCGAGAAGGTTGTCATGCGTCTGCTGGATCCCACCTCCAGCCGTGTCGGCTTCGAGAAGCTCGGCATTGACTCCGACAACTCGGCGGCGATCGGCCAGATGCTTGCCGCGCCGCAAGGCATGCTGCTGGTCACCGGCCCGACCGGATCGGGCAAAAGCACGACGCTGTACGCGTGCCTGAACGTGTTGCGCTCGCCGTCGATCAATATCATCACCGTCGAGGATCCGATCGAGTACCGCGTCGAGGACATCAACCAGGTCCAGGTCAATCCCAAGGCCGGTCTGACCTTCGCCGGATGCCTGCGCTCCATGCTGCGGCAGGACCCCAACGTCATCATGGTGGGCGAGATTCGCGACCAGGAAACCGCCGAGATCGCGCTGCAGGCCGCGCAAACCGGCCACCTGGTGCTCTCCACCCTGCATACCAACGACAGCATCGCCGCCATCACGCGCCTGCTCGACCTCAACGTGCCTTCGTTCCTGATTTCCGCGTCGGTCACCGGGGTGATCGCGCAGCGCCTGGTGCGCAAGCTGTGCGTCTGCCGCGACATGGCCCCCATGAGCGAGGATCACGCCGCGCGCCTGCTGGCGGCCGGCATCGTGGACTTCGACAGCAACGCCTACATCGCGGTGGGCTGCTCCGAATGTGACAACTCCGGCTACAAGGGCCGCGTGGGCATCTACGAACTGCTGATCCTCGACGAACAGATCCGCTCCGCCATCCGTTCCGGCGCGCGCGACGAGGAAATCCGCAACCTGGCGCGCAGCGGCGGCATGCGCCTGATGCAGGAAGACGCGCTGGGGAAGGTGCAGCAGGGCATCACCACCATGGAAGAGGTGTTGCGCGTCGTGCCCTTCGACAACGCGGTCAGCCTTCGCTGCCGCAACTGCGGCCGGGCGCTGGCGCCGGCGTTCCTGTTCTGTCCCTACTGCGGCGCCGGCACCCGCCAGGTCGCCGCGCCCATCGCCCGCAAGCGCGCCGAAGGAGCGCCGGCATGA
- a CDS encoding N-acetylmuramoyl-L-alanine amidase: MTRKNAGRTARVLALILIGAALGVPASAKRTIAQKKQAARIQFDKAERMREALNGRALSERSRRDYDRVIDAYRAVYFTAPTSSKADTSVAAVAELMVAVGRQFHDEKALHAAIEQYEFLRREYPGSRFRMQGLYTIAQIYKDDLNDAAQARESFEEFLKRYPHSELVVEARDAIKELDQQAKAAEKPKPPAKTAKQEAPPPTEPKRATLVTGIRHWSTPDYTRVAIDLENEVQFETGRIPGPDRLYFDLHNTHLSSTLNGKSFDVEDGFLHRVRVAQYQQGETRIVLELDDVADYSAFLLPNPYRLIIDVHGKHPQKMAKAEPAKPASEPAAKPAAPAERTRTEPVADKKRETAAGASAAPADKSKPNATLDELAETVAKLNPPEAAPQPKNKEPEAKPAVTAAREPAATSSKRGKAAAKKTPEPVAGHEAQPTAKGERSLVRALGLKIGRIVVDAGHGGHDTGTIAPNGLMEKDLVLDVALRLGKLLEARMGAEVVYTRDDDSFIPLETRTAIANQNEADLFISIHANSSSDPAARGIETYYLNFTTSADALEVAARENAVSEKSIHELQDLVKKIALKDKIEESREFAVDVQQALYNGLANRGLRNRGVKKAPFIVLIGANMPSILAEISFVSNPADAKRLRTPDYRQKIAESLYRGTAKYVSGLSGMKVASRLTKPVPTAAASAAPNASSQ; this comes from the coding sequence TTGACCAGGAAAAACGCAGGTCGCACCGCCCGGGTTCTCGCGCTGATCCTCATCGGCGCGGCGCTGGGGGTGCCTGCGAGCGCCAAGCGCACCATCGCACAGAAAAAGCAGGCCGCGCGCATACAGTTCGACAAAGCGGAGCGCATGCGCGAGGCGCTCAACGGCCGCGCCCTCTCCGAGCGCAGCCGGCGCGATTACGACCGGGTCATTGATGCCTATCGCGCGGTCTATTTCACTGCCCCGACCTCGAGCAAGGCCGATACCAGCGTGGCCGCCGTCGCCGAGCTGATGGTTGCGGTGGGCCGCCAGTTCCACGACGAGAAGGCGCTGCACGCGGCCATCGAACAGTATGAATTCCTCCGCCGCGAGTATCCCGGCAGCCGCTTCCGCATGCAGGGGCTGTACACGATCGCGCAGATCTATAAAGACGACCTCAATGATGCGGCGCAGGCACGCGAATCCTTCGAAGAGTTCCTGAAGCGCTATCCGCACAGCGAGCTGGTGGTGGAGGCGCGCGACGCCATCAAGGAACTCGATCAGCAGGCCAAGGCAGCGGAGAAGCCAAAACCGCCGGCGAAGACGGCGAAACAGGAAGCACCGCCGCCCACGGAACCGAAGCGCGCCACCCTGGTGACCGGGATTCGGCACTGGTCCACCCCCGATTACACGCGCGTCGCCATCGATCTCGAGAACGAAGTGCAGTTTGAAACCGGCCGTATACCCGGCCCTGACCGCCTGTACTTCGACTTGCACAATACCCATCTTTCCTCGACGCTGAACGGCAAGTCCTTCGATGTGGAAGACGGATTTCTGCACAGGGTGCGGGTGGCGCAATATCAGCAGGGCGAAACGCGCATCGTGCTTGAACTGGACGACGTCGCCGACTATTCCGCATTCCTGCTGCCGAATCCCTACCGGCTGATCATTGATGTTCACGGCAAGCATCCGCAGAAAATGGCGAAGGCGGAGCCTGCCAAGCCTGCCTCGGAGCCCGCTGCGAAACCAGCCGCTCCGGCCGAGAGGACGCGCACCGAGCCGGTTGCGGACAAGAAGCGCGAGACCGCGGCGGGTGCGAGCGCGGCGCCGGCAGACAAGTCGAAGCCTAATGCCACCCTCGACGAATTGGCGGAAACGGTTGCCAAACTGAATCCGCCCGAGGCCGCGCCGCAGCCGAAGAACAAGGAACCCGAAGCGAAACCGGCCGTCACAGCGGCCAGAGAACCGGCCGCGACCTCCAGCAAGCGTGGGAAGGCGGCGGCGAAGAAGACACCCGAGCCCGTGGCCGGTCATGAAGCGCAGCCCACGGCGAAGGGCGAGCGCTCCCTGGTCCGGGCGCTCGGCCTGAAGATCGGGCGCATCGTGGTGGATGCCGGCCACGGCGGCCACGACACCGGCACGATCGCTCCCAATGGCCTGATGGAAAAAGATCTGGTGCTCGACGTGGCGCTGCGTCTGGGCAAGCTGCTGGAGGCGCGCATGGGCGCCGAGGTGGTCTATACCCGCGACGACGACAGCTTCATCCCGCTGGAGACGCGGACTGCGATTGCCAACCAGAACGAGGCCGACCTGTTCATCTCGATTCACGCCAACTCCAGCAGCGATCCCGCGGCACGCGGCATCGAGACCTACTACCTGAACTTCACCACCTCGGCGGACGCGCTGGAAGTGGCCGCGCGCGAAAACGCCGTGTCGGAAAAATCCATCCACGAATTGCAGGACCTGGTGAAGAAGATCGCGCTCAAAGACAAGATCGAGGAATCGCGTGAGTTCGCGGTGGATGTGCAGCAGGCGCTCTACAACGGACTGGCGAACCGTGGCCTGCGCAATCGCGGCGTCAAGAAAGCTCCGTTCATCGTGCTGATCGGCGCCAATATGCCGTCCATCCTGGCGGAGATATCGTTCGTCAGCAATCCGGCCGATGCCAAGCGGCTGAGAACTCCCGATTACCGGCAGAAGATAGCCGAATCCCTCTACCGCGGGACGGCCAAGTACGTCAGCGGGCTGAGCGGGATGAAAGTGGCATCCAGACTCACCAAGCCGGTACCGACGGCGGCTGCGTCGGCGGCTCCGAATGCCAGCAGCCAGTGA
- a CDS encoding PilZ domain-containing protein, with product MSSDPHQHPVPSREYDRFATYRGLNIVYEGRSEQIEVRAPDISPRGMFIHIPQHFPEGAVLKLEFRLSRSGRGVKTRAEVRYCLPGVGIGVEFVDISPEDEQAIADEIETLMGH from the coding sequence ATGAGTTCCGATCCACACCAACACCCCGTTCCCAGCCGCGAATACGATCGCTTCGCCACCTATCGTGGACTGAACATCGTTTACGAAGGCCGCAGCGAACAGATCGAAGTGCGCGCCCCCGACATCAGCCCCCGCGGGATGTTCATCCATATTCCACAGCACTTTCCCGAAGGCGCGGTGCTCAAGCTCGAGTTCCGCTTGAGCCGCTCCGGCCGTGGCGTCAAGACGCGCGCCGAAGTCCGGTATTGCCTCCCGGGCGTCGGCATCGGGGTGGAATTTGTGGACATCTCTCCGGAAGACGAGCAGGCCATCGCCGACGAGATCGAAACCTTGATGGGCCACTGA
- a CDS encoding YbaK/EbsC family protein, whose translation MPCPKLKDFLERNEIKYELIHHPTTYTAQLTAASSHVTADELAKVVMVNRDGKLAMAVLPASRRVDITALHTASGASSLRLASELEFKQQFPDCDAGAMPPFGNLYGMDVFVDQGEVKQPRIAFNAGSHDEVMRVAYDDFARLVRPKVLSFATTAERAPRIRLDDRIW comes from the coding sequence ATGCCCTGCCCGAAACTGAAGGACTTCCTCGAGCGCAACGAAATCAAGTACGAGCTCATCCACCACCCCACCACCTACACGGCGCAGCTCACGGCGGCGTCCTCGCATGTGACCGCCGACGAGCTGGCGAAAGTCGTCATGGTCAACCGCGACGGCAAGCTGGCGATGGCGGTGCTGCCGGCGTCGCGGCGGGTGGACATTACCGCGCTGCACACCGCCAGCGGAGCCTCGTCGCTGCGCCTGGCCAGCGAACTGGAATTCAAGCAGCAGTTTCCCGACTGCGACGCCGGCGCCATGCCGCCCTTCGGCAATTTGTATGGCATGGACGTCTTCGTGGACCAGGGCGAGGTCAAGCAGCCGCGGATCGCGTTCAACGCCGGGTCGCATGACGAGGTCATGCGCGTCGCCTACGACGATTTCGCGCGCCTGGTGCGGCCCAAGGTGCTGAGCTTTGCCACTACGGCGGAGCGCGCGCCGCGCATCCGGCTCGACGACCGCATCTGGTGA
- a CDS encoding tetratricopeptide repeat protein, producing MVQWQKAGLVAAADSYSFVDLLQMKKIRDLRAKRVRSAVIRESLQAMLKQVAGMENPLLEAGTFSTGTRVAFRHEGHALEPTSGQFVMDFSPSDRVVPANVKSMRTAQTASEYFARGVALEEDPRSQSEAIAAYRKVLDLDPGHAAAYINLGTLYYNRQDYAKAESHYRRAVEVDPRYALAYFDLGNVLDETGRVADAINAYKTALQLAPTYADAHYNLALAYEKARQSRAALQHWRAYVRLDSSGPWATHAKNQIRRILDNEGLKVVYKKKNYC from the coding sequence ATGGTCCAGTGGCAGAAAGCCGGACTGGTCGCAGCCGCTGACAGCTATTCCTTCGTCGACCTCCTGCAAATGAAAAAAATCCGCGACCTGCGCGCCAAGCGGGTGCGCTCGGCCGTGATCCGCGAATCGCTGCAGGCCATGCTGAAGCAGGTGGCGGGCATGGAAAACCCGCTGCTGGAAGCGGGCACCTTCTCCACCGGAACGCGGGTGGCATTCCGCCACGAAGGCCACGCGCTGGAGCCAACCAGCGGACAGTTCGTCATGGATTTCAGTCCCAGCGACCGCGTGGTGCCCGCCAACGTGAAAAGCATGCGGACCGCGCAGACCGCAAGCGAATACTTCGCCCGCGGCGTGGCCCTGGAGGAAGACCCGCGCTCGCAGTCCGAGGCCATCGCCGCTTACCGGAAAGTGCTCGACCTTGACCCCGGCCACGCCGCCGCTTACATCAATCTCGGGACCCTGTATTACAACCGCCAGGACTACGCCAAGGCCGAGTCCCACTATCGCAGGGCGGTGGAAGTGGACCCGCGCTACGCCCTGGCCTATTTCGATCTGGGCAATGTGCTGGACGAAACCGGGCGCGTCGCCGACGCCATCAACGCCTACAAAACCGCGCTGCAACTGGCGCCCACGTATGCCGATGCGCACTACAACCTGGCGCTCGCCTATGAAAAAGCCCGGCAGTCCCGGGCGGCGTTGCAGCACTGGCGCGCCTATGTAAGGCTGGATAGTTCCGGGCCCTGGGCCACCCACGCCAAGAACCAGATCCGGCGCATCCTGGACAATGAGGGACTCAAAGTCGTCTACAAGAAAAAGAATTACTGCTAA
- a CDS encoding metal-dependent hydrolase translates to MSPVTHFLSGWVLANAAGLSRRDRAIVTLACVVPDLDGIGAAAEVLTRHWAHPLTWFSDYHHLLHNAAFAMVVAGAAFALASRRWQTAGFALLAFHLHLLEDVAGSRGPAGDYWPVPYLLPFSHRSWTWSGQWELDSWQNIALTGVLLLMTFWLAWGRGYSPLEMVSEKADAALVGALRRRVAR, encoded by the coding sequence TTGAGCCCGGTGACGCACTTCCTTTCCGGCTGGGTGCTGGCCAACGCTGCCGGACTGAGCCGGCGCGACCGCGCCATCGTTACGCTCGCGTGCGTGGTTCCGGATCTTGATGGGATTGGCGCCGCTGCCGAAGTTCTGACCAGGCACTGGGCGCATCCGCTGACCTGGTTTTCCGACTACCACCATTTGCTCCACAACGCGGCGTTCGCGATGGTGGTGGCAGGGGCTGCGTTCGCGCTCGCCTCGCGGCGGTGGCAGACGGCGGGTTTCGCCCTGCTGGCTTTTCACCTGCACCTGCTGGAAGACGTAGCGGGCTCGCGCGGTCCGGCGGGAGACTACTGGCCAGTGCCGTACCTCCTGCCGTTTTCGCATCGCTCGTGGACATGGAGCGGGCAGTGGGAGCTGGATTCGTGGCAGAACATCGCCCTCACTGGTGTTCTGCTGCTCATGACCTTCTGGCTGGCGTGGGGGCGCGGCTATTCACCGCTGGAAATGGTGTCGGAAAAAGCGGATGCCGCGTTGGTGGGTGCGCTGCGACGAAGGGTGGCGCGCTAG